From Cellulomonas dongxiuzhuiae, the proteins below share one genomic window:
- the miaB gene encoding tRNA (N6-isopentenyl adenosine(37)-C2)-methylthiotransferase MiaB: MSTTLPAPAPADATAPVPERHVGDAVRADGRPLTYLVKTLGCQMNVHDSEHMAGMLEHAGYVPAQPADAAADDVDVLVINTCAVRENAADKLYGNLGRLAGAKRSRPGGMQIAVGGCLAQKDRAGIVERAPWVDVVFGTHNLDVLPALLERSRHNAAAQVEIAESLQVFPSTLPTRRESVYAGWVSISVGCNNTCTFCIVPHLRGKERDRRPGEVLAEVEALVATGAIEVTLLGQNVNSYGVGFGDRHAFGKLLRAVGAVPGLERVRFTSPHPAAFTDDVIEAMAATPTVMPQLHMPLQSGSDRVLRAMRRSYRSDRFLGILDRVRAAIPHAAITTDVIVGFPGETEDDFLETLRVVEAARFSSAFTFQYSPRPGTPAADLPDQLPKHVVQERYERLAALQERISGEENAAQVGRAVDVLVAQGEGRKDSATARISGRAQDNRLVHLALPAGLDPAAAPRPGDLVTVKVTGSAPYHLVADSALTPGGVFVVRRTRAGDAWQARAEGREEHAHEGAGTGCGTGGAPAGPVVLGLPAIGRPTA, from the coding sequence ATGTCCACCACACTGCCTGCCCCCGCGCCCGCGGACGCGACGGCGCCCGTTCCCGAGCGTCACGTCGGCGACGCCGTGCGCGCCGACGGCCGTCCGCTGACGTACCTCGTCAAGACGCTCGGCTGCCAGATGAACGTCCACGACTCCGAGCACATGGCGGGCATGCTGGAGCACGCGGGCTACGTGCCCGCGCAGCCGGCCGACGCGGCTGCCGACGACGTCGACGTCCTGGTCATCAACACCTGCGCGGTCCGCGAGAACGCGGCCGACAAGCTCTACGGCAACCTGGGCCGGCTCGCGGGTGCCAAGCGGTCACGTCCGGGCGGCATGCAGATCGCGGTCGGCGGGTGCCTGGCGCAGAAGGACCGTGCCGGCATCGTCGAGCGCGCCCCGTGGGTCGACGTGGTGTTCGGCACGCACAACCTCGACGTGCTGCCCGCGCTCCTGGAGCGGTCCCGGCACAACGCGGCGGCCCAGGTCGAGATCGCCGAGTCGCTGCAGGTCTTCCCCAGCACCCTGCCGACGCGCCGGGAGTCCGTGTACGCGGGCTGGGTGTCGATCAGCGTCGGCTGCAACAACACCTGCACCTTCTGCATCGTGCCGCACCTGCGCGGCAAGGAGCGCGACCGGCGGCCGGGCGAGGTCCTGGCCGAGGTCGAGGCCCTCGTCGCGACCGGTGCGATCGAGGTCACGCTGCTCGGGCAGAACGTCAACTCCTACGGCGTCGGGTTCGGTGACCGGCACGCGTTCGGCAAGCTGCTGCGGGCCGTCGGCGCCGTCCCCGGGCTCGAGCGGGTGCGCTTCACGTCGCCGCACCCGGCGGCGTTCACCGACGACGTCATCGAGGCGATGGCGGCCACGCCGACGGTCATGCCGCAGCTGCACATGCCGCTGCAGTCCGGGTCCGACCGTGTGCTGCGGGCCATGCGGCGCTCCTACCGGTCGGACCGCTTCCTGGGCATCCTCGACCGCGTGCGCGCGGCGATCCCGCACGCCGCGATCACGACGGACGTCATCGTCGGCTTCCCCGGTGAGACCGAGGACGACTTCCTCGAGACGCTGCGCGTCGTCGAGGCGGCGCGCTTCTCCTCGGCGTTCACGTTCCAGTACTCGCCGCGGCCCGGGACCCCCGCCGCCGACCTGCCCGACCAGCTGCCGAAGCACGTCGTGCAGGAGCGGTACGAGCGGCTCGCCGCGCTCCAGGAGCGGATCTCGGGGGAGGAGAACGCGGCGCAGGTGGGCCGCGCGGTCGACGTGCTGGTCGCGCAGGGCGAAGGGCGCAAGGACAGCGCGACCGCGCGGATCTCCGGCCGGGCGCAGGACAACCGCCTGGTGCACCTGGCGCTGCCGGCCGGTCTCGACCCGGCCGCCGCACCGCGACCGGGGGACCTCGTGACGGTCAAGGTCACGGGCTCGGCCCCGTACCACCTGGTCGCCGACTCGGCGCTCACGCCCGGCGGGGTGTTCGTCGTCCGCCGCACGCGGGCCGGGGACGCCTGGCAGGCCCGCGCCGAGGGTCGCGAGGAGCACGCGCACGAGGGCGCCGGGACCGGGTGCGGCACGGGCGGTGCGCCCGCGGGGCCTGTCGTGCTCGGCCTGCCGGCGATCGGCCGACCGACGGCCTGA